CGGCTAAAAAACACGTATACGAAGTCTAAAGCGATGGATCAAGCCTATCACGTTGGAAATCAAGTGTTTTTACGAATTCCTAGTGATAAACAAAGTTCTGTGACATTGCAAGGGTTGAAACGGGATACTGCCTTGGCTGCAGTTGCTTGGTTGGCGATGGCATTATTGCTTTTAATTATGCGCTTTAGCGGCTTCATGGCGTTATTAAGTGTCAGTTTAAATGCGGTCTTATTTTATGGTGCCATTCAAATTGATTTGATGACTAATGGCAATCATTTATACTGGTTATTTGGAATTTTAGCGCTGATTTTTGCCGTGTTAACGTTGTCCTTGGTCCTTGGATTTAGTCGCCAGATGTTAGTGACGCTTGGTGCCACGATTGTGGGGACTGGGTTAGCCGTGGTGATTAGTCTGATTGTCTTTAATGTGACACATGAACGTGGGATCACTTATGAATCAATGCAATATGTGACCCAAGTGCCTCGACCGCTCTTTTTAGTTGAGACGGTATTAGGATCTTTAGGTGCGGTTATGGATGAGTCAACCGACATTGTTGCGTCGTTATTTCAATTACGAACCGAACGACCTAATATTGAAGCACGACAAGTTTTTAAATCTGGTATTCAAATTGGGCGGTCGATTATGGGGCCCTTAATCAACGTGTTATTTTTAATTTTTATGGCGGATACGTTTGCCATGACGTTATTATATTTACGGAATGGCAACAATTGGGGTTACACTTTTTCGATGAATATGTCGTTAGGGATGGTTCAAAGCTTGATTTCAGGGATTGGTATCGTACTAGCAATTCCAGTAGCAAGTTGGTTAGCGAGTCGCTTGATGCCTAAGGAGGTGACCGCATAATGAGTACCATTACGGTTTTAGGACTGGTCTTATTTGCGTTGATGACCTTGGTGGGTGGTAAAACTGGCGCCACCGCTTTTTTAAGTCTTATTTTTAACTTTGGCTTATTATTCTTAGCGGTCGTCTTCATTTCCTGGGGCTTTCCGGCGATGGGAGTTTCATTAGTCATCGGCACGATTATTTTAGCGTTCACGATTTTCTTTGGGGAAGCGAATGAAGTAGCGGCTAAAACGGCCTATATTGCTGCCTTGATTGTGATGGTGGCGTTAATTTTAATTATTTTTCCTGTTGAAAATTGGGTTATGGCCCAAGGTTTTAGTCTTGAAGATAGCGAAGACCTAGAAGGAATGTCGTTAACAATTGGCGTGTCTTTTGTGGGCGTTGCCATTACTGAAGCCATATTAAGTACACTAGGTGCAATTGCGGAAGCCGGGATTGCGATTGCGGCCGGGCTGAGTGAAATTATTGAGCAACATCCAAACGTCACGACAGCGCGGCTTTATATTGATGGCATTAGTATTGGCAAACAAATTATTGGGACCACGTTTAATACGCTATTTTTCGGTTTCTTTGGCGGTTTTTTAGCCTTATTCATCTGGTTTTCCGGCTTACATTATTCTTTTGGTAGTGTGATTAATAATAAAATTTTTGTGGCAGAAGTCATCATGGTTTTATTTGCATTAATCGGTGTCATTCTTACCGTGCCAGTCACGACTTGGGTGATGACGATTGAACACCGGCATGCGACTAAGCTAAAGGGTTGACGGTGTTTGATAGAATTTGGTAAAGTGACCTTAATAATTGATGGAGGTTATATCATGAAAATTCGGCAGGCTCAGCCAGCAGATAGTGCGCAAATTGCGCCGCTAATTGCGATTATTTATCGCGATATGGCAATGCCCGTATTAAAAAATATTTCGGATACTGCATTATTAGCGATGTTAACGACGCTGTATGCCTTACCTGAAAATCTAAATGGTTTGGCACAGACATTGGTCATGGTTG
This region of Lactobacillus sp. CBA3605 genomic DNA includes:
- a CDS encoding YibE/F family protein: MKLKHWGRWLTLVVILLGLIGVGLTRVDAKLYQQTVGQVTKVRAINRTTSTDEFENKDVTYTQWVTVKVLNKGHRGQSYRLKNTYTKSKAMDQAYHVGNQVFLRIPSDKQSSVTLQGLKRDTALAAVAWLAMALLLLIMRFSGFMALLSVSLNAVLFYGAIQIDLMTNGNHLYWLFGILALIFAVLTLSLVLGFSRQMLVTLGATIVGTGLAVVISLIVFNVTHERGITYESMQYVTQVPRPLFLVETVLGSLGAVMDESTDIVASLFQLRTERPNIEARQVFKSGIQIGRSIMGPLINVLFLIFMADTFAMTLLYLRNGNNWGYTFSMNMSLGMVQSLISGIGIVLAIPVASWLASRLMPKEVTA
- a CDS encoding YibE/F family protein; translated protein: MSTITVLGLVLFALMTLVGGKTGATAFLSLIFNFGLLFLAVVFISWGFPAMGVSLVIGTIILAFTIFFGEANEVAAKTAYIAALIVMVALILIIFPVENWVMAQGFSLEDSEDLEGMSLTIGVSFVGVAITEAILSTLGAIAEAGIAIAAGLSEIIEQHPNVTTARLYIDGISIGKQIIGTTFNTLFFGFFGGFLALFIWFSGLHYSFGSVINNKIFVAEVIMVLFALIGVILTVPVTTWVMTIEHRHATKLKG